The proteins below are encoded in one region of Fibrella aestuarina BUZ 2:
- a CDS encoding META domain-containing protein, producing MKALVFIWLSVLLLGSCRSGDAVRPTGSSTLVGDWKLVDPNSAYTVTLRIEEQPVQLAGFDSFKLSGRAPVNAYFADANISKGPSIESGEAGTGGIGNLGSTLVAGPADAMRYEDTYLTRLRNVTRAEVTSNDLLYLTYTAVTPGILIYQRQ from the coding sequence ATGAAGGCACTGGTTTTCATCTGGTTAAGTGTACTACTACTGGGCAGTTGCCGGTCTGGCGATGCAGTCAGACCCACCGGCAGCAGCACGCTGGTGGGCGACTGGAAGCTGGTCGACCCGAATTCGGCTTATACGGTAACCTTGCGGATTGAAGAACAGCCGGTTCAGCTGGCGGGATTCGATTCGTTCAAACTGTCGGGGCGGGCGCCGGTCAACGCCTATTTCGCGGATGCGAACATCAGCAAAGGGCCGTCGATCGAATCGGGTGAAGCGGGCACGGGTGGCATTGGCAACCTGGGATCGACCCTGGTAGCGGGCCCTGCCGACGCCATGCGCTACGAAGACACGTACCTGACCCGGCTTCGCAATGTGACCCGCGCTGAAGTGACCAGCAATGATTTATTATACCTGACTTACACCGCAGTAACCCCCGGAATTCTGATTTACCAACGACAGTAA